A single window of Streptomyces sudanensis DNA harbors:
- a CDS encoding trypco2 family protein, whose translation MADGQGFVGLAEVVRQIRGELEKARDEAEGRALGFSVERVNLEFTVQVHRSGSGRGGLRIGVVTAELGGQVDRQTTHQVQVELVPEYEGGRVRVGRGTPPPPAAR comes from the coding sequence ATGGCGGACGGACAGGGCTTCGTCGGGTTGGCCGAGGTGGTGCGGCAGATCCGCGGGGAGTTGGAGAAGGCCCGCGACGAGGCGGAGGGCCGCGCGCTGGGGTTCAGCGTGGAGCGGGTGAACCTGGAGTTCACGGTGCAGGTGCACCGCTCCGGTTCCGGCCGCGGCGGGCTGCGCATCGGCGTGGTGACGGCCGAACTGGGCGGCCAGGTGGACCGCCAGACGACCCACCAGGTGCAGGTGGAGCTGGTCCCCGAGTACGAGGGCGGGCGCGTCCGCGTCGGCCGGGGCACGCCGCCACCGCCCGCCGCGCGCTGA